A window of the Chloroflexus sp. Y-396-1 genome harbors these coding sequences:
- a CDS encoding penicillin acylase family protein codes for MRLLIRIVSWAVLLLIIVLIIGGGGGYLWLRRSLPQTNGEIRVTGISGPVTIVRDADGIPHITGATDADAVFGLGFVHAQERLWQMEVQRRIGHGRLSEIFGETTLRTDTFLRTLGVARAAQKALASLDRATVELLEAYAAGVNAFLATNPVLPPEFLILGVQPAPWQPVDSLVWAKMMAWDLGGNWNNELMRATLVAKIGPEDAAFLMPPYTADGPLILPTSVAAPATPNHEAKTPIQPETAERLLELADEMLLITGIGDQLAGSNNWVIGGSRTASGKPLLVNDPHLANRIPSIWYLAHIKGETINAIGATFPGLPVVVIGHNERIAWGVTNTDPDVQDLYIERIDAQNYVEYNGTREPVTLINEVIPVKGSDPVTLTVRITRHGPVISDVLPDAKETLAFRWTALDDRDTTIRAFINLNRAKNWAEFTAAIRDYKAPMQNFVYADVDGNIGFYAPGSVPIRRNGDGSMPVPGWTDEFEWIGYIPFEELPHVYNPPQDYIVTANNRVVGDDYPYLLGTSWAAPFRAQRIIELIEQKSSLTVADMRLMLSDVRSIQARELLPILRNVTPAEPREATALELLRNWDGTMVGDSPAAAIYQGYYNAVLEEVFADELRDFFTATYRHRHGFAAMALRQVLLEGHREWCDNVTTIDTNEDCATVLATALRRGLDAMAMAQGEQDPTRWRWDRVHQAVFPHNPFSQVGALRGIFERRVPTGGDGFTINVAPLRLNEGYLQYNAPSYRQIIDLSDLNESRFIHTTGQSGNVLSSRYSDYLALWQRGEDVPMRFSGEIEGEQFVLRPN; via the coding sequence ATGAGGTTGCTAATACGAATCGTCAGTTGGGCCGTGCTGCTTCTGATCATCGTCCTGATCATTGGTGGCGGTGGTGGATATCTGTGGTTACGGCGCTCATTGCCACAAACGAACGGCGAAATCCGTGTAACCGGCATTAGTGGACCTGTCACAATTGTACGCGATGCTGATGGCATCCCCCACATTACCGGTGCTACTGACGCCGATGCCGTCTTCGGCCTTGGTTTCGTGCATGCCCAAGAGCGACTCTGGCAGATGGAAGTTCAGCGCCGTATTGGTCATGGTCGTTTGTCAGAGATTTTTGGTGAAACAACGTTACGTACCGACACATTTTTACGCACGCTCGGCGTAGCCCGCGCTGCACAGAAGGCATTAGCCAGTCTCGACCGTGCAACAGTCGAGCTCCTGGAGGCATACGCGGCAGGTGTCAATGCTTTTCTAGCTACCAATCCAGTCTTACCACCTGAATTTCTGATCCTGGGTGTACAACCAGCACCATGGCAACCGGTCGACTCGCTGGTATGGGCCAAGATGATGGCCTGGGATCTCGGCGGAAACTGGAATAACGAGCTGATGCGAGCAACGTTAGTTGCGAAGATTGGGCCTGAAGATGCAGCATTCTTGATGCCACCATACACCGCTGATGGGCCACTCATTCTGCCTACGTCGGTTGCTGCACCAGCAACGCCCAATCATGAAGCAAAGACCCCGATTCAACCGGAAACTGCGGAACGTCTGCTTGAACTTGCCGACGAGATGTTGCTGATCACCGGCATCGGTGACCAACTAGCCGGCTCTAACAACTGGGTGATCGGCGGCAGCCGCACGGCCAGCGGGAAACCACTGCTAGTAAACGACCCCCATCTCGCCAATCGAATCCCCTCGATCTGGTACCTGGCTCACATCAAAGGTGAAACCATTAACGCGATTGGGGCAACGTTTCCGGGATTACCGGTTGTTGTGATCGGGCATAACGAACGGATCGCCTGGGGAGTCACAAATACTGACCCGGATGTACAGGATTTGTATATCGAACGGATTGACGCCCAAAATTATGTCGAGTATAACGGAACACGTGAGCCGGTTACGCTCATCAACGAAGTCATTCCTGTTAAGGGTAGCGATCCGGTGACATTGACGGTACGCATCACGCGCCATGGGCCGGTGATTAGCGACGTTCTACCAGATGCAAAAGAGACACTGGCATTTCGCTGGACCGCTCTTGACGATAGGGATACAACAATACGTGCGTTCATAAATCTTAACCGTGCCAAAAACTGGGCAGAATTTACTGCTGCGATCCGTGATTACAAAGCGCCGATGCAAAACTTCGTCTACGCCGATGTGGATGGCAATATCGGCTTCTATGCACCGGGATCGGTACCAATCCGACGTAATGGTGATGGCAGCATGCCGGTACCAGGGTGGACCGATGAGTTCGAGTGGATCGGTTACATTCCGTTTGAGGAACTCCCTCACGTGTACAATCCACCGCAAGACTATATCGTGACGGCGAACAACCGAGTTGTAGGAGATGACTATCCATACCTGCTGGGAACCTCGTGGGCAGCTCCATTCCGTGCCCAGCGGATCATCGAACTGATCGAGCAGAAATCATCGCTAACAGTGGCTGATATGCGTCTCATGCTTAGTGATGTACGCTCGATTCAAGCCCGTGAGTTATTGCCGATCCTGCGTAACGTAACCCCGGCTGAGCCACGTGAGGCTACTGCGCTGGAACTGCTCCGCAATTGGGATGGCACCATGGTGGGCGATAGTCCTGCCGCAGCGATCTATCAGGGTTATTATAACGCTGTACTTGAAGAAGTTTTTGCTGATGAACTACGTGATTTCTTTACCGCTACGTATCGTCATCGGCATGGTTTCGCGGCGATGGCCTTAAGGCAAGTGTTGCTAGAAGGGCATCGTGAGTGGTGTGATAATGTGACGACGATTGACACCAACGAGGATTGTGCAACGGTGCTTGCCACTGCATTGCGTCGGGGATTAGATGCAATGGCGATGGCGCAAGGCGAACAAGATCCGACTCGTTGGCGGTGGGATCGGGTTCATCAGGCAGTCTTCCCCCACAATCCGTTTAGCCAGGTTGGTGCGCTACGCGGTATCTTCGAGCGACGAGTACCGACAGGTGGCGATGGTTTTACCATTAACGTTGCCCCACTGCGACTGAACGAAGGCTACCTGCAATACAATGCACCTTCGTACCGTCAGATCATCGATCTTAGCGATCTGAACGAATCACGCTTCATTCACACTACCGGTCAATCGGGGAACGTGCTGAGCAGCCGTTACAGTGACTATCTCGCGTTATGGCAACGGGGCGAAGATGTTCCGATGCGCTTTAGCGGCGAGATTGAGGGAGAACAGTTCGTGTTACGTCCGAATTAG
- a CDS encoding 2-oxoglutarate dehydrogenase E1 component, whose amino-acid sequence MNEWNGFYGPNAGYLIELYERYCADPNSVDEETRAFFARWTPPGDSTAPTGESGQLPLDVTRIVGAARLIRYIRELGHLAARIDPLGSDPPGDPGLELATHGVTQADLAALPAHIIRGPIATQVRNAAEGVERLRQAYSGSIGYETDQIQDYRERAWIREAAEDRRFFRDLDADRQRELLDRLTEVECFERFLHKTFPGQKRFSIEGCDMLIPIIDAIIRNAAVSGTKEIVIGMAHRGRLNVLAHILGKPYSMILTEFHSPDYTKDTYEGWTGDVKYHLGARKAYRESGVAEMPITLVPNPSHLEFINPVVEGRARAAQERRNRPGFPEEDEKESLAILIHGDAAFPGQGIVAETLNLSRLKGYHIGGTIHIIINNQIGFTTDSNDSRSTLYASDLARGMEIPVVHVNADDVEACIAVARMAAAYREKFQKDFLIDLVGYRRWGHNEGDEPEFTQPKMYERIRNHPTVREIWARELERRGLITREEAQARVDAVMQKLQQAFEKVRERQRLAATLPPAPPPANPLPVRRPSIFARPVSAKTLIELNEALLDRPEGFTVHPKLERMLQRRRQAIYEENGIDWGHAEALAFASILADGTPIRLTGQDSERGTFSHRHAVLHDVVTGERFIPLHAIPQARASFAVYNSPLSEASVLGFEYGYSCHAPDTLVLWEAQFGDFANGAQVIIDQFIVSGHAKWGQNPSLVMLLPHGYEGQGPEHSSARLERFLQLAANDNIRIANCTTAAQYFHLLRYQAASLYADPKPLIILTPKSLLRHPRSSSSLRDLTDARFQPILDLGNEAPAPEGVTRLILCSGKVAIDLLSSAEWEKSGGRIDLLRLELLYPFPAEELQTAIRRYPNLHEVIWLQEEPQNMGAWTFVWPRLQKLLPEGVTLRYVGRPESASPAEGLHSIHVREQARILREAVADLPESPVPAIQGQEVTSS is encoded by the coding sequence ATGAACGAATGGAATGGCTTCTACGGACCCAACGCCGGCTATTTGATCGAATTGTACGAGCGCTATTGCGCCGATCCGAATTCGGTCGATGAGGAAACGCGAGCCTTTTTTGCGCGATGGACACCGCCAGGTGATAGTACAGCGCCGACCGGCGAATCCGGTCAATTACCATTGGACGTAACACGGATTGTAGGCGCAGCCCGATTAATTCGATACATCCGCGAATTAGGACATCTAGCTGCCCGGATCGATCCCCTCGGGAGTGATCCACCTGGCGACCCCGGTCTGGAACTAGCAACCCATGGTGTCACCCAGGCCGATCTAGCAGCACTGCCGGCGCACATTATCCGCGGGCCAATTGCTACCCAGGTACGGAACGCTGCCGAAGGCGTAGAACGGTTACGGCAGGCTTATTCTGGTTCAATTGGGTACGAGACCGATCAGATTCAAGATTATCGCGAGCGGGCCTGGATTCGTGAAGCTGCCGAGGATCGCCGCTTCTTCAGAGACCTCGATGCTGATCGACAGCGTGAATTACTCGACCGCTTAACCGAAGTCGAATGTTTTGAGCGCTTTTTACACAAGACATTTCCCGGTCAGAAGCGGTTTTCCATTGAAGGCTGTGATATGCTCATCCCGATCATCGATGCGATTATTCGTAATGCGGCAGTAAGTGGCACGAAAGAAATCGTGATCGGTATGGCCCATCGTGGGCGGTTGAACGTACTGGCTCATATTCTCGGCAAACCCTACTCGATGATTCTGACCGAATTTCACTCGCCTGACTACACGAAAGACACGTATGAAGGTTGGACGGGTGATGTGAAGTATCATCTTGGCGCCCGAAAAGCCTATCGTGAGAGCGGCGTTGCTGAGATGCCAATTACGCTGGTACCGAACCCCAGCCATCTCGAATTTATTAATCCGGTGGTTGAAGGACGGGCGCGTGCAGCACAGGAGCGACGCAACCGACCTGGCTTCCCTGAAGAAGATGAGAAGGAGTCGCTGGCAATCTTGATTCACGGCGATGCAGCATTTCCCGGTCAGGGAATTGTAGCCGAGACACTCAACCTCTCACGTCTGAAGGGGTACCATATCGGTGGAACGATTCACATCATTATCAATAACCAGATTGGCTTCACCACCGATAGCAATGACTCACGGTCAACGCTGTATGCCAGTGACCTGGCACGTGGTATGGAAATTCCGGTTGTCCACGTTAATGCCGACGATGTGGAGGCCTGTATTGCCGTAGCCCGTATGGCCGCTGCCTATCGTGAGAAGTTCCAGAAAGATTTTCTGATCGATCTTGTGGGTTATCGCCGTTGGGGACATAACGAAGGCGACGAACCGGAGTTCACTCAGCCTAAAATGTATGAGCGGATCAGGAATCATCCGACGGTACGCGAAATTTGGGCGCGTGAACTTGAACGGCGTGGTCTGATCACCCGTGAAGAGGCGCAGGCCCGTGTCGATGCCGTGATGCAAAAGCTGCAACAGGCATTTGAGAAGGTGCGCGAACGACAGCGACTGGCCGCGACCTTACCACCAGCGCCACCGCCAGCTAATCCGCTCCCTGTGCGCCGTCCATCCATCTTTGCGCGACCGGTTTCAGCGAAAACCCTAATTGAACTGAACGAGGCGCTTCTCGACCGTCCAGAAGGGTTTACCGTCCATCCAAAACTGGAGCGCATGCTGCAACGCCGCCGACAGGCAATCTACGAAGAAAACGGTATCGATTGGGGTCACGCCGAAGCACTGGCGTTTGCCAGTATCCTCGCCGATGGTACGCCGATTCGCTTAACCGGTCAGGATAGTGAACGCGGCACGTTCAGTCATCGCCACGCAGTATTGCACGATGTCGTTACCGGTGAGCGATTCATTCCTTTGCACGCGATTCCACAGGCACGTGCCTCGTTTGCCGTTTACAATAGCCCGCTTTCAGAAGCGTCGGTACTGGGGTTTGAGTACGGGTATAGTTGTCACGCGCCGGATACGCTGGTGTTGTGGGAAGCGCAGTTCGGCGATTTTGCCAACGGTGCTCAAGTCATCATTGACCAGTTTATCGTTAGTGGTCACGCGAAATGGGGACAGAATCCTTCGCTAGTCATGCTGCTCCCTCACGGTTATGAGGGTCAAGGCCCAGAACACTCGAGCGCACGGCTCGAACGATTTTTGCAGTTGGCAGCGAATGACAATATTCGCATTGCCAATTGTACGACGGCTGCCCAGTATTTCCACCTCTTACGGTATCAGGCGGCATCGTTGTACGCCGACCCGAAACCGCTAATCATTCTGACTCCGAAGAGCCTGCTGCGCCATCCACGCAGCAGTTCCTCGCTCCGCGATCTCACCGACGCTCGTTTCCAGCCAATCCTTGATCTGGGTAACGAAGCGCCAGCCCCTGAAGGCGTGACGCGCTTAATCCTCTGTTCAGGCAAAGTTGCTATTGACCTGCTCTCAAGCGCCGAATGGGAAAAGAGCGGTGGACGCATCGATCTGCTGCGTCTAGAATTGCTCTATCCCTTCCCGGCAGAAGAGCTGCAAACGGCAATCAGGCGCTACCCAAACCTGCACGAGGTGATCTGGTTACAGGAAGAGCCACAAAATATGGGCGCCTGGACATTTGTCTGGCCACGGTTGCAGAAGCTGCTCCCAGAAGGGGTGACGTTACGCTATGTCGGACGCCCCGAATCGGCTAGCCCGGCAGAAGGGTTGCACAGCATTCATGTGCGCGAACAGGCTCGTATCTTACGTGAAGCAGTAGCTGATTTGCCGGAATCGCCTGTACCGGCCATTCAGGGACAAGAAGTGACTAGCAGCTAG
- a CDS encoding SCO7613 C-terminal domain-containing membrane protein produces the protein MEFALLILCLAPMMFFIGAGIGFLVGRALARTTDPRRQFADLVRFWQQSQQIDAASAERILLLLREQSGVPSSADTERPSSQPASAMVVTAETLPLAATAAIPPSPLIPSMPVPVSLTKTEQAVPPPPIDPEVAVPTLTAAESKASSSNAADDSQAVPPLLTALLSVEARRTLLIIGTFSILISSLVLVIFNWNRFSPLVQVGFLSAFTGSLWGIGYWMQRRTTLITAGRNLSSVAMLMLPVVLFSFTRPGLFDLDGRLALFVVSVLSCMVYTIAAWQSRRLFYSLTASAAACATLYSSFLWWSVDERWQPVWSFVLWSVALIVAYRLKRSTRSVLVPGPRIISIAGPALSILLSLGLFLANPVPAEAPTTIIVLLLGAAFGVALAWLEGQPAWLWATALLVPPATMVGVVLPADGLTWINLSFAGLTLIYPVVAAVLERRLPAYSLPFLVLMPMLAVVALVTALDRVAIVRSYPILIGTTLLVVGLIEWRRLVLLQPHRTLVGTIVVSIQLGLVTIWAGSFVTTWELRSLIAVVLGGLVFIVSTIPLGHRFAYVPAVWCYGGAILIALGTSLSSLLDPTLRLVTPLIAALLYGWRAFRYRQRLWAGAALAAGLALCGVVLNRVGWLANLDHYLLASVLFAGGLSIGGSLLGKHAPAYKYWTAPALFWAASLGCISGILFVNAFLAPSLAAVIAALVGSATIALLGIIYHRWQTGYLTALLLLAAWTMALFSDVLPWNETLHSLSILAILLAVGYGCLALIMRSRSPFDRPYAQFGLGTAFLLPLPASIELIGLLFTNLPSSLLRDLTLAAASSAMFVTIGAFVYRRWRLISLALLQSFLAFGSAVHWVDGANQVTTGWSLLLLASLIALGSAFVHRRYSVVVVHQLVYDSYLLSGIANLVALSMLFTGSVGSLSLPLLVLSMIIGVIAQLEQRVTGASLSLIVLLGCIASSLALTPLSPPWQAAWFVLALVPLLLIGRFAARLNSTRIWQQPTLWVPLIAACILGSQALFDLRAGVIALVNGGVLLVTATFRERRSIYAYLAGAVFVTASLGQFLVWELREVQLYVVPVGIYLFALAAGIRTFQRQVSVARLVDSAAVCLLLGVTFIQAGGSGENVGYVMLFGGESLLVMAYGTLARLRVPFISGVIGFVIGVLWMVAHATRMLNQWLVLGLLGMLMLLAYVLLERQQEQLRRFGRDLVVRLHEWQ, from the coding sequence ATGGAATTTGCGTTGCTTATCCTCTGTCTCGCGCCGATGATGTTCTTCATCGGTGCCGGGATCGGGTTTCTCGTTGGGCGTGCGCTAGCACGTACTACCGATCCACGTCGTCAGTTTGCCGATCTGGTTCGGTTCTGGCAGCAATCCCAACAGATAGATGCTGCCAGCGCCGAACGTATTTTGCTGCTGTTGCGTGAACAGTCCGGCGTGCCATCATCTGCTGATACTGAACGACCATCCTCTCAACCGGCGTCTGCGATGGTTGTTACCGCTGAGACGCTACCATTGGCGGCGACGGCAGCAATACCACCGTCACCACTAATTCCTTCAATGCCTGTGCCGGTTTCCCTGACTAAAACTGAACAAGCAGTACCTCCACCACCAATTGATCCGGAAGTTGCAGTGCCAACACTAACGGCAGCAGAATCTAAGGCCTCATCCTCAAATGCTGCGGATGATTCACAAGCCGTGCCGCCACTGCTAACAGCATTGCTCTCGGTAGAGGCGCGACGAACTCTGTTGATCATTGGTACGTTTTCAATTCTTATCTCTAGCCTGGTGTTGGTAATCTTTAACTGGAACCGATTTTCTCCACTGGTTCAGGTTGGATTCTTAAGCGCTTTTACCGGTAGCCTCTGGGGAATAGGGTATTGGATGCAGCGACGTACTACCCTTATAACTGCCGGTCGTAACCTCAGTTCGGTCGCGATGCTGATGTTACCGGTCGTGCTGTTCTCGTTTACCCGACCGGGCTTGTTCGATCTCGACGGACGTCTAGCCTTGTTTGTGGTTAGTGTTCTGAGTTGTATGGTGTATACCATCGCTGCCTGGCAGAGCCGACGGCTCTTCTACAGTCTGACTGCTAGTGCTGCGGCTTGTGCTACCCTCTATAGCAGCTTTTTGTGGTGGTCGGTGGATGAACGCTGGCAGCCAGTCTGGTCATTTGTATTATGGAGTGTTGCACTGATCGTTGCCTACCGATTGAAACGTAGTACCCGGTCGGTGCTCGTACCTGGGCCGCGCATTATTTCTATCGCTGGGCCAGCGCTGTCGATTTTACTAAGTCTAGGATTGTTTCTGGCGAATCCCGTTCCGGCTGAAGCTCCTACAACAATAATAGTTTTGCTCCTCGGGGCTGCATTTGGCGTTGCTTTGGCATGGCTTGAAGGTCAACCAGCCTGGCTTTGGGCAACAGCGCTCTTGGTGCCACCGGCAACGATGGTGGGAGTAGTCTTGCCCGCTGATGGGCTGACGTGGATCAACCTTAGCTTCGCCGGCCTGACACTGATCTATCCGGTCGTGGCCGCTGTGCTAGAACGGCGTTTACCGGCATATTCGCTACCATTTCTGGTGTTGATGCCGATGCTGGCCGTTGTTGCGCTGGTTACTGCACTTGATCGCGTGGCAATTGTCCGAAGTTATCCGATCCTGATCGGTACCACCCTCTTGGTGGTTGGGCTGATCGAGTGGCGGCGTCTGGTTCTCTTGCAGCCACATCGGACTCTGGTCGGTACGATTGTGGTAAGTATTCAACTTGGATTGGTGACTATTTGGGCCGGTTCGTTTGTCACCACCTGGGAACTTCGTAGTCTGATTGCGGTTGTCCTTGGCGGGTTGGTCTTCATCGTGAGTACGATCCCGCTTGGTCATCGGTTCGCCTACGTGCCAGCGGTCTGGTGTTATGGTGGTGCAATCTTGATCGCTCTCGGTACCAGCCTAAGTAGTTTGCTTGATCCGACCCTGCGATTGGTTACTCCGCTGATTGCTGCACTGCTTTACGGTTGGCGAGCTTTTCGCTACCGGCAGAGGCTATGGGCTGGAGCAGCCCTGGCAGCAGGGCTTGCGTTGTGTGGGGTAGTGCTGAATCGGGTTGGATGGCTGGCAAATCTTGACCACTATCTGCTGGCAAGCGTGCTTTTCGCCGGTGGATTGAGTATCGGTGGGAGTTTGCTCGGAAAACACGCTCCTGCATATAAATACTGGACAGCACCGGCTCTGTTTTGGGCAGCTTCCCTGGGATGTATCAGTGGTATCTTGTTCGTGAATGCTTTCCTTGCCCCAAGCCTAGCAGCGGTTATTGCTGCCCTTGTCGGCAGTGCCACGATTGCTCTTCTCGGTATAATCTACCATCGCTGGCAGACGGGCTACCTAACGGCGTTGCTACTGTTGGCAGCCTGGACGATGGCACTGTTCAGCGATGTGCTTCCATGGAACGAGACGCTCCACTCGCTCTCGATCCTGGCAATTCTGCTAGCTGTGGGCTATGGCTGTCTAGCGTTGATCATGCGTTCACGGTCTCCATTTGACCGTCCGTATGCTCAGTTTGGCCTGGGAACGGCGTTCTTGCTCCCGTTACCGGCATCAATCGAACTGATTGGATTGTTGTTTACTAATCTACCGTCCTCGTTATTACGCGATCTGACATTGGCAGCAGCCAGTTCAGCTATGTTCGTGACGATTGGGGCCTTCGTGTATCGGCGCTGGCGATTAATCAGTCTGGCCTTGCTCCAATCCTTTCTCGCTTTTGGGAGCGCTGTTCACTGGGTAGACGGTGCGAATCAGGTGACAACCGGCTGGTCATTGCTCCTGCTAGCGAGTCTGATTGCGCTGGGGAGTGCCTTCGTCCATCGTCGGTATAGCGTCGTTGTTGTTCACCAGCTCGTGTACGACAGCTACCTTCTCAGTGGTATTGCGAACCTGGTAGCGCTGAGTATGCTCTTTACCGGAAGTGTGGGTAGTCTCAGTCTGCCACTGCTAGTTCTCTCCATGATCATCGGTGTGATAGCTCAACTAGAGCAACGTGTTACCGGTGCAAGTCTGAGTCTGATCGTACTACTCGGATGTATTGCCAGTAGCCTGGCGCTGACACCACTTTCACCGCCATGGCAGGCGGCGTGGTTTGTGCTCGCCCTTGTGCCCCTCCTGCTGATCGGTAGATTTGCGGCTCGCTTGAATAGTACCCGGATCTGGCAACAGCCTACTCTCTGGGTTCCACTTATCGCCGCTTGTATTCTCGGATCCCAGGCATTGTTCGATCTGCGTGCCGGGGTGATAGCCCTTGTGAATGGTGGGGTGCTCCTCGTTACCGCTACGTTCCGCGAACGCCGAAGTATCTATGCTTATCTCGCTGGAGCAGTCTTTGTCACTGCCAGCCTTGGTCAGTTTCTGGTTTGGGAACTGCGCGAGGTTCAGTTGTACGTTGTTCCGGTAGGTATTTACCTCTTTGCATTGGCAGCCGGTATCCGGACATTTCAACGGCAGGTGTCGGTGGCGCGGTTGGTCGATAGCGCCGCCGTCTGTCTACTCCTTGGCGTTACCTTCATACAAGCTGGTGGATCAGGTGAGAACGTCGGCTACGTGATGTTATTCGGTGGTGAGTCGTTACTGGTAATGGCCTACGGTACACTTGCCCGTCTCCGAGTACCCTTTATCAGCGGGGTGATTGGTTTTGTCATCGGAGTGCTCTGGATGGTGGCTCACGCTACCCGTATGCTCAATCAGTGGCTTGTGTTGGGTCTGTTAGGGATGTTGATGCTCCTAGCCTACGTTCTGCTCGAACGGCAACAGGAGCAGTTGCGCCGCTTTGGCCGCGATCTGGTCGTGCGCCTGCACGAGTGGCAGTAA
- the odhB gene encoding 2-oxoglutarate dehydrogenase complex dihydrolipoyllysine-residue succinyltransferase translates to MAYEIRVPSLGESIVEATVARWLKREGEPVAVGEPVVELETDKVNLEVAADQSGILTNIACPEGTTVAIGDLLGTIEAGALPAEKPVAAATSAATTAPTPAATLSPTTGEVLATPVAQRMAAEHAIDLRTVPGTGPGGRITKEDVMRLVSGTGPSEATAKADEGRIHTPVSHPTPAVIERPPSPPQPVPAPVTPTPAAAAPRPTSPVTPTPTVTTNGDRREERQRLSRRRLTIARRLVEAQHTAAMLTTFNEVDMSAVMALRARHKDSFKERHGVGLGFMSFFTKAVVGALKAFPMVNAEIQGEEVVIKYYYDIGIAVGVDEGLVVPVVRDADRKTFAQIEREIAQLAKKAREGTLSLAELQGGTFTITNGGVYGSLMSTPILNAPQVGILGMHKIEERPVVVNGQIVIRPMMYVALSYDHRLIDGSTAVRFLVKVKELIEDPEALLLEG, encoded by the coding sequence ATGGCATACGAAATTCGAGTGCCGTCGCTCGGAGAATCGATTGTTGAGGCGACAGTAGCACGCTGGCTCAAGCGCGAAGGTGAACCGGTTGCCGTTGGCGAACCGGTGGTTGAGTTGGAAACTGATAAGGTTAATCTCGAAGTAGCTGCCGATCAGAGTGGCATTCTGACCAATATCGCATGTCCTGAAGGTACGACAGTTGCAATCGGTGACCTGCTGGGAACCATCGAAGCAGGTGCGTTACCGGCAGAGAAACCAGTAGCGGCTGCCACATCTGCGGCCACAACAGCACCGACACCAGCAGCGACATTATCGCCTACCACGGGTGAGGTTCTGGCAACGCCGGTCGCCCAACGCATGGCCGCCGAGCACGCTATCGATTTACGCACCGTTCCCGGCACCGGCCCTGGCGGACGGATCACGAAGGAAGATGTCATGCGGTTGGTTTCGGGAACCGGACCGAGTGAAGCTACCGCCAAGGCTGATGAAGGACGTATCCATACACCCGTCAGCCATCCAACCCCAGCCGTTATCGAGCGTCCTCCATCACCACCTCAGCCAGTACCAGCGCCGGTAACCCCAACCCCTGCCGCTGCTGCTCCTCGACCGACATCACCGGTGACGCCAACACCAACCGTTACGACGAATGGCGACCGCCGGGAAGAGCGGCAACGCTTGAGTCGACGACGACTGACTATCGCCCGTCGTCTGGTTGAGGCCCAACACACGGCAGCAATGCTCACCACCTTTAATGAAGTGGATATGAGCGCAGTTATGGCCCTGCGTGCGCGTCATAAAGACTCGTTCAAAGAGCGCCATGGGGTCGGACTAGGCTTTATGTCGTTCTTTACCAAGGCGGTTGTCGGTGCTCTCAAAGCCTTTCCGATGGTCAACGCTGAAATTCAGGGCGAAGAGGTAGTGATCAAATACTACTATGACATCGGGATCGCAGTAGGAGTTGATGAAGGATTGGTTGTACCGGTTGTACGCGACGCCGACCGCAAGACCTTCGCTCAGATCGAGCGTGAGATCGCGCAACTGGCGAAGAAAGCGCGCGAAGGTACTTTGAGTCTGGCCGAGTTGCAAGGTGGTACATTCACTATTACCAATGGTGGCGTGTACGGTTCGCTGATGAGCACGCCTATTCTCAATGCGCCACAGGTTGGTATTCTCGGCATGCATAAGATCGAGGAACGACCGGTTGTGGTGAACGGTCAGATTGTTATTCGCCCAATGATGTACGTGGCCCTTAGCTACGATCATCGCCTGATTGATGGGAGCACCGCTGTGCGCTTCCTGGTGAAGGTGAAGGAGCTGATCGAAGACCCAGAAGCACTTTTACTGGAAGGGTAA